The Salvelinus sp. IW2-2015 unplaced genomic scaffold, ASM291031v2 Un_scaffold11131, whole genome shotgun sequence genomic interval AAGGAACTACAAATGCATTATACACAGGTAGCTACATAGATAGTCCAACCAGGTATACTACATCAGGGGACTTCTCCTGATCCTGGACTGACCGTATTTGATTTGGGCCACATCCCCAACCACCATTTCAGCCACAGGGATCTGGATGACGGTGCCATTCCGCACCACGGCAAATCGCTGCTCCTGCTCAATGCGGCTCTGCAGCCCCCGGAACTGCTTCTCCTTGCTCCAGTCGTTAAAGGCCGTCACCAGCACTACGCAGACGACAGACAGCAAGATGGCCGCGCCCTCAATCCAGCCAGCCTCCGCCTCGCCCTCGTCCTCTGCACC includes:
- the LOC112080036 gene encoding plasma membrane calcium-transporting ATPase 3-like, with amino-acid sequence CGNVASGAEDEGEAEAGWIEGAAILLSVVCVVLVTAFNDWSKEKQFRGLQSRIEQEQRFAVVRNGTVIQIPVAEMVVGDVAQIKYGDLLPADGILIQGNDLKIDESSLTGESDHVKKSVDKDPMLLSGELFAYNTVVMLQSGKRGHAR